From the genome of Psychrilyobacter atlanticus DSM 19335, one region includes:
- a CDS encoding L-serine ammonia-lyase, iron-sulfur-dependent, subunit alpha codes for MDSLKELFKIGNGPSSSHTMGPERAAKRFKMENPDAASFKVELYGSLAATGKGHLTDWVIEETLKPKATEIVWMADFVHEFHTNGMKFIAVDKDGNDTKEWLVFSVGGGTIVEDGESRGGSNRIYPLTTMDEVIKWCKENQKELWEYVAEMEDSSIWAFLERTWEAMEDSVKTGLSKTGVLPGTIKYPRKAQMFYRKARRDDSRTSYLGKIFAYTLAVSEENGGGGRVVTAPTCGAAGIIPGLLYALKEEHNLSKEETLRGLAIAGLIGNLIKENATISGAEGGCQAEVGAGCAMAAGMAAFILGGSLDQIEYAAEMALEHHLGLTCDPVGGYVQIPCIERNAAASVRALDAANYALFTDGQHTVSFDKVVLTMKQTGLDMKSEYKETSLGGLAKFDFNANC; via the coding sequence ATGGATTCGTTAAAAGAATTATTTAAGATAGGAAATGGACCATCTAGTTCGCATACTATGGGACCAGAAAGAGCAGCAAAGAGATTTAAAATGGAGAACCCTGATGCAGCTAGTTTTAAGGTAGAATTATACGGATCATTGGCAGCTACTGGTAAAGGTCATTTAACTGACTGGGTTATCGAAGAAACTTTAAAGCCTAAGGCTACAGAAATAGTTTGGATGGCAGATTTTGTTCATGAATTTCATACAAATGGAATGAAATTTATAGCTGTAGATAAAGATGGAAATGATACTAAAGAATGGTTAGTATTCTCTGTTGGAGGAGGAACTATCGTAGAAGATGGTGAATCTAGAGGTGGATCAAATAGAATTTATCCATTAACAACTATGGATGAAGTAATAAAGTGGTGTAAAGAAAATCAAAAAGAATTATGGGAATATGTAGCAGAGATGGAAGATTCTTCTATCTGGGCATTCTTAGAAAGAACTTGGGAAGCTATGGAAGATTCAGTAAAGACAGGACTTTCAAAGACTGGAGTATTACCAGGAACTATTAAATATCCAAGAAAAGCTCAAATGTTCTATAGAAAAGCCAGAAGAGACGATTCAAGAACTAGTTACTTAGGAAAAATATTTGCTTATACATTGGCAGTATCAGAGGAAAACGGTGGAGGAGGAAGAGTAGTTACTGCTCCTACATGTGGTGCCGCTGGTATCATTCCAGGATTATTATATGCACTAAAAGAAGAGCATAACTTATCTAAGGAAGAAACTTTAAGAGGTCTTGCAATTGCAGGATTAATTGGAAACTTAATCAAAGAAAATGCAACTATATCTGGAGCAGAAGGTGGATGTCAAGCTGAAGTTGGAGCTGGATGTGCAATGGCAGCAGGAATGGCAGCATTTATCTTAGGTGGATCTTTAGATCAAATAGAATATGCAGCAGAGATGGCATTAGAGCATCACTTAGGTCTTACATGTGACCCAGTTGGAGGATATGTACAAATTCCTTGTATCGAAAGAAATGCAGCAGCTTCAGTTAGAGCCTTAGATGCAGCTAACTATGCATTATTTACAGATGGTCAGCATACAGTTAGTTTCGATAAAGTAGTACTTACAATGAAACAAACTGGTCTAGACATGAAGAGTGAATATAAAGAAACATCATTAGGTGGATTAGCTAAATTTGATTTTAATGCAAACTGCTAA
- a CDS encoding sigma-70 family RNA polymerase sigma factor — protein sequence MRIDFKNAGNTIDMRSFELMAETSTTDEFKSLILNLEGKKIDEIDGRIEKFDMKNIGSFYENTVENYLRELSSVKSIKKEKMSELIKNIKAGDTSSREILMEGSLKLVAKTALYYSKVGTSYIELVQDGLMGVVDAIENYDLECPMEFSEYMEFWIKYEMIQSNKLVVEELKSPVVAYFKNMKVEVYQSENKTGDSEIKEVNAEEIKRVLNMEIEEFENLQKISDYGFLIKKEDREEAEVYKSIAEVDMELAKVEKLMSVSNLANKFTVREIKILDLYYGLSGKRKYFEEIGEILGMESSKVKTEVEKLMIKLKYNGKKEWIDEN from the coding sequence ATGAGAATAGATTTTAAAAATGCGGGTAACACAATAGATATGAGAAGTTTCGAATTAATGGCTGAAACTTCTACGACCGATGAATTTAAGAGTTTAATCTTAAATTTAGAGGGGAAAAAAATAGATGAAATAGATGGAAGAATTGAAAAATTTGACATGAAAAATATAGGAAGTTTTTATGAGAATACTGTGGAAAATTATTTGAGAGAACTGTCATCTGTAAAATCTATAAAAAAGGAAAAAATGTCAGAACTGATAAAAAATATTAAAGCAGGAGACACCTCTTCTAGAGAGATCCTAATGGAAGGATCATTAAAATTAGTGGCTAAGACAGCTCTTTATTATTCCAAAGTAGGAACAAGTTATATAGAGTTAGTTCAAGATGGTCTTATGGGGGTAGTTGATGCTATAGAGAACTATGACCTAGAATGTCCTATGGAATTTTCAGAATATATGGAGTTCTGGATAAAATATGAAATGATCCAAAGTAATAAATTAGTTGTAGAAGAATTGAAATCACCAGTAGTCGCTTATTTTAAAAATATGAAGGTAGAGGTATATCAGTCAGAGAATAAAACTGGCGATTCAGAGATAAAAGAGGTAAATGCAGAAGAGATAAAGAGAGTTTTAAATATGGAGATAGAAGAGTTTGAAAATTTACAGAAGATCAGTGATTATGGATTCTTGATAAAAAAAGAAGATAGAGAGGAAGCCGAAGTATATAAGAGTATTGCCGAGGTGGATATGGAGTTAGCAAAGGTGGAAAAATTGATGTCAGTATCTAATTTGGCTAACAAATTTACAGTGAGGGAGATAAAGATCTTGGATCTATACTATGGACTCAGTGGAAAGAGAAAATACTTTGAGGAGATTGGTGAAATATTAGGTATGGAATCATCAAAGGTAAAGACAGAAGTAGAGAAACTTATGATAAAATTAAAGTATAATGGAAAGAAGGAATGGATCGATGAAAATTAA
- a CDS encoding Nif3-like dinuclear metal center hexameric protein, protein MKIKTLIKTLEKNFPKNIAESWDNVGLLVGDEGREITKVQVSLDATEEVIDHAIEVGANLIITHHPIIFSGIKNVTSKNLMGRKLLKLIENKIAVYSMHTNLDSAESGLNQYICEKLGIKTSKILDEKNMDMYLLSVYIKVEFEERLKSKVEEFGLEYNGYKNVYYTSDSMESFEKAGEQEKFKNQNKKISILGEKGKLSNLLNEIKKIHPYDEVPYEMIKTENKISLGGLGRIYSLPEKIELGSYLEEVKDRLSLNNVRVVGELDKKIKKIAVVNGGGASFLGKLEKIGVDLFITGDIKYHEALDAREMGISIFDIGHYESEYFFTDIIERYCDDLEVEIYNDQPVFKSL, encoded by the coding sequence ATGAAAATTAAAACTTTAATAAAAACATTGGAAAAAAACTTCCCTAAAAACATAGCTGAATCTTGGGATAATGTTGGTCTTTTAGTTGGAGATGAAGGTAGAGAGATAACCAAGGTGCAAGTTTCATTGGACGCCACAGAAGAGGTTATAGATCATGCCATAGAGGTGGGAGCAAACTTAATTATAACCCATCATCCAATTATATTTAGTGGGATAAAAAATGTTACTTCAAAAAACTTGATGGGTAGAAAGCTCTTAAAATTAATTGAAAATAAGATTGCTGTATACTCTATGCATACTAATCTGGATTCTGCAGAAAGTGGTTTAAATCAATATATATGTGAAAAATTAGGGATAAAAACCTCTAAAATTTTAGATGAAAAAAATATGGATATGTATTTATTATCAGTCTATATAAAGGTAGAGTTTGAAGAGAGGTTAAAATCTAAGGTAGAGGAATTTGGACTGGAGTATAATGGGTATAAAAATGTATATTATACCTCTGATTCTATGGAAAGTTTTGAAAAGGCAGGAGAACAAGAAAAATTTAAAAATCAAAATAAAAAAATAAGTATCTTAGGTGAAAAAGGAAAACTGTCTAATTTATTGAATGAAATAAAAAAAATCCATCCCTATGATGAGGTCCCTTATGAGATGATAAAAACAGAAAATAAGATCTCTTTAGGTGGACTAGGGAGGATATATAGTCTCCCTGAAAAAATTGAATTAGGTAGCTATCTAGAGGAAGTTAAAGATAGATTATCTCTAAATAATGTAAGAGTAGTAGGAGAATTGGATAAAAAAATAAAAAAAATAGCTGTAGTAAATGGTGGAGGAGCTAGTTTTTTAGGTAAATTAGAAAAAATAGGTGTTGACCTTTTTATAACAGGTGATATAAAATATCATGAAGCCTTGGATGCTAGGGAGATGGGGATATCTATCTTTGATATTGGACACTATGAAAGTGAGTATTTTTTTACCGATATAATAGAAAGATATTGTGATGACTTAGAGGTAGAGATCTATAATGATCAGCCTGTATTTAAGAGTTTATAA
- a CDS encoding Cof-type HAD-IIB family hydrolase: MKYKMIVTDMDDTLLNSEGKISREDKKAIMKAQEMGIKFVLASGRPTFAMKEFAKELELDRYGSYMLSYNGAIITECATDKIWLEEKLTVEDAHKIYDLSKEHDVHLLTYVDEEITAETTSEYIDVEVDLTGMPYRKVDCFKSTVTEPVVKCIMLEKPEYLKEVEKKLNELLKGEYSLAISKPFFLEVMKKGIDKGASLLKLAHKLDIKPEEIISVGDSYNDMTMLEVVGMPVAVENAKVEVKNMAKFISTSHNNHALKTVIEKFIIGKTLNM; the protein is encoded by the coding sequence ATGAAATATAAGATGATAGTAACTGATATGGATGATACTCTGTTAAACAGTGAGGGAAAGATATCGAGAGAAGATAAAAAGGCTATAATGAAAGCTCAAGAGATGGGTATAAAATTTGTTTTAGCTTCAGGGAGACCTACCTTTGCTATGAAGGAGTTTGCCAAAGAGTTAGAGTTAGATAGATATGGAAGCTATATGCTGAGTTATAACGGAGCTATAATCACTGAGTGTGCTACAGATAAAATATGGTTAGAGGAAAAATTAACTGTAGAAGATGCCCATAAGATATATGATTTATCAAAGGAACATGATGTTCATCTTCTTACCTATGTAGATGAGGAAATTACTGCTGAAACTACAAGTGAATATATAGACGTAGAAGTAGACCTTACAGGGATGCCGTATAGAAAGGTAGATTGTTTTAAATCAACAGTAACTGAACCAGTAGTAAAGTGTATTATGCTGGAAAAACCAGAGTATTTAAAAGAGGTAGAGAAAAAATTAAACGAACTCCTAAAGGGAGAGTACAGCTTAGCTATATCCAAACCATTTTTCTTGGAGGTAATGAAAAAAGGGATTGACAAGGGAGCTAGTCTATTAAAATTAGCTCATAAATTAGATATAAAACCTGAAGAGATTATAAGTGTAGGAGATTCTTATAACGATATGACTATGCTAGAAGTAGTAGGGATGCCAGTGGCTGTAGAAAATGCGAAAGTAGAAGTGAAGAATATGGCGAAGTTTATCTCAACATCTCATAATAATCATGCTTTAAAAACAGTGATTGAAAAATTTATAATTGGTAAAACATTGAATATGTAA
- a CDS encoding TetR/AcrR family transcriptional regulator, translated as MDNKSKKRKKIIEVAIKLFVERGFHGTPTSLIAKEAGIATGTLFNYFKTKDILINEIFIEIKLEQKESILKDLDGAKTCKMKLRKIWNNLIVWGIENSEERKFINYFSNSNFISDNTKTEIHKNYKFLLDIFREIIEKKDMKNINELMLILNFMGACIFTAKYFHITNENYDEKLSDEPFERFCKSIELGDED; from the coding sequence ATGGACAATAAAAGCAAAAAAAGAAAAAAAATAATAGAAGTAGCTATAAAGCTTTTTGTAGAAAGGGGATTTCACGGAACTCCTACTAGTTTGATAGCTAAGGAAGCTGGGATAGCTACAGGAACCTTATTTAATTATTTTAAGACCAAGGATATTTTAATAAATGAGATTTTCATAGAGATAAAATTAGAACAAAAAGAGAGTATTTTAAAGGATTTAGATGGAGCAAAAACTTGTAAAATGAAATTAAGGAAAATTTGGAATAATTTAATTGTATGGGGAATAGAAAATTCAGAAGAAAGAAAATTTATAAATTATTTTAGTAATTCTAACTTTATAAGCGACAATACTAAAACAGAAATTCATAAAAATTATAAATTTTTATTGGATATCTTTAGAGAAATTATAGAGAAAAAAGATATGAAAAATATAAATGAACTGATGCTGATACTTAATTTTATGGGAGCTTGTATATTTACAGCAAAATACTTTCATATAACTAATGAGAATTATGATGAGAAATTATCTGATGAACCCTTTGAAAGGTTTTGCAAGAGTATCGAACTAGGTGATGAAGATTAA
- a CDS encoding TolC family protein yields MKKIMSLMLILIASSLWGSEKMTLNESLDMAYENNYEYQNVKIDRDNTDLQVREGYKSAAPRLDYRGGYTATGDENKMSLMGDGPKSDQRLNHELGITQPIYNGGTVIAGIEIAKISQELMTYKLAKSKSQLKLGVIDAYLKVLAQEEVIKVYETSLEEVKVAFDQAERKYQLDLISKSDYLPLKTQVISTGTDLVEAQNQGAIYMIEFKNIIGLPIDRDIKLQELEFQKYDLDLIDVNEDVNYALLNNKDSRISQLNTNIVEEQEKISRSDLLPQINARLAYNAEDRHLSDSMDNWYWTAGVEVNWRLFDFGKSWDAYTRSKNDTRKAENTERKTLDDLEVNIRTNYIDVVKLSGTTETKEAELDASQENYDLQKRKYNEGIISITDYLIYETQLNDTKLSLIKTKLDYYYAYEKYLEDLK; encoded by the coding sequence ATGAAGAAGATAATGAGTTTGATGTTAATACTAATAGCATCTTCCCTATGGGGTTCAGAAAAGATGACTTTAAACGAGTCCTTAGATATGGCCTATGAAAATAACTATGAATACCAAAATGTGAAAATCGACAGAGACAATACTGATTTACAGGTAAGAGAAGGATATAAATCAGCTGCTCCTAGGTTGGATTATAGAGGAGGATATACTGCTACAGGAGATGAAAATAAAATGAGTTTGATGGGTGATGGGCCAAAGAGTGATCAAAGGCTTAATCATGAACTTGGAATTACTCAGCCTATCTATAATGGTGGAACGGTAATTGCAGGGATTGAAATTGCTAAGATATCTCAAGAATTGATGACATATAAATTGGCTAAAAGTAAGAGTCAGTTAAAGTTAGGAGTTATAGATGCATATCTAAAAGTGTTGGCTCAAGAAGAAGTTATTAAGGTATACGAAACGTCCTTAGAGGAAGTTAAAGTTGCCTTTGACCAAGCAGAGAGAAAATATCAATTAGACTTAATATCTAAATCTGACTATCTGCCCCTTAAAACACAAGTTATATCTACAGGAACTGACTTGGTAGAAGCCCAGAATCAAGGTGCGATATATATGATTGAGTTTAAAAATATTATCGGGTTACCGATAGATCGGGATATAAAACTACAGGAATTAGAGTTTCAAAAATATGATTTAGATCTGATAGATGTGAATGAAGATGTAAATTACGCTCTTTTAAACAATAAAGACAGCAGAATATCTCAGTTAAATACTAATATAGTCGAGGAACAGGAAAAAATATCCAGATCAGATCTATTGCCGCAAATAAATGCAAGATTGGCTTATAATGCTGAAGATCGTCATTTGAGTGACTCTATGGATAATTGGTATTGGACTGCCGGTGTAGAGGTAAATTGGAGATTATTTGATTTTGGAAAATCTTGGGATGCCTATACAAGAAGTAAGAATGATACAAGGAAAGCTGAGAACACAGAGAGAAAAACTTTAGATGATTTAGAGGTGAATATCAGAACTAACTATATTGATGTAGTTAAATTGAGTGGAACTACAGAGACTAAGGAAGCTGAGTTAGATGCTTCACAAGAAAACTATGATCTGCAAAAAAGAAAGTATAATGAAGGTATTATATCTATAACAGATTATTTAATCTATGAAACCCAGTTAAATGATACGAAATTATCTCTGATTAAAACCAAGTTGGATTATTACTATGCATACGAAAAATATTTAGAAGATTTAAAGTAA
- a CDS encoding efflux RND transporter periplasmic adaptor subunit produces the protein MNKIMKQMAVLLVALSVVACGKKEENIKEKEEINYKNVKVVDADLSEINKVAVSSGSLDSINEMEEITKSRVDIIKINYKNGDKVKVGDVVLVLENQDVKSAYLDSKARVISTKADYETQKTTYNKYEVLYNEKLISEEEFLDVKNKLASSEGTYRSAKASLLTNEKDYNDLTVKAKINGTIANLDLKLYQKIEKEQPLFKVVDNDNLRILSGVSSQDVVGLKTGARANIYVENSLESVQGSLYEINPIANPSTRKFEVKIKMENKDSKYKQGMFARVELYTGEKEGILVPKKAVIIEELYSYIFVVNKENIESENYIVKETNERLVARKIRVNLGISDGENQEVISSDLKESNKVVVVGQYSLNDGDFIKEEN, from the coding sequence ATGAATAAAATAATGAAGCAAATGGCTGTATTACTTGTAGCATTGAGTGTAGTAGCCTGTGGGAAAAAAGAGGAGAATATTAAAGAAAAAGAAGAGATTAATTATAAAAACGTAAAGGTTGTAGATGCTGATTTAAGCGAGATAAATAAAGTCGCGGTATCATCTGGATCTTTAGATTCTATAAATGAGATGGAAGAAATCACTAAGAGCAGAGTAGATATTATAAAAATAAATTATAAAAACGGAGATAAAGTAAAGGTAGGAGATGTAGTATTAGTTCTTGAAAATCAAGATGTAAAATCTGCATATTTAGATTCTAAAGCTAGAGTAATCTCAACAAAGGCAGATTACGAAACGCAGAAAACTACCTATAATAAATATGAAGTTCTTTACAATGAAAAATTAATTTCAGAGGAGGAATTTTTGGATGTCAAAAATAAATTGGCTTCCAGTGAAGGAACATACAGGTCTGCTAAGGCGTCACTTTTAACAAATGAAAAAGATTACAATGATCTGACTGTCAAAGCAAAAATAAATGGAACAATAGCAAATTTAGACCTTAAATTATATCAAAAAATAGAGAAAGAACAACCTCTATTTAAGGTAGTGGACAATGACAATTTAAGAATCTTGAGCGGGGTATCCTCTCAGGATGTAGTTGGGTTAAAGACAGGAGCAAGAGCTAATATCTATGTTGAAAATTCTTTGGAATCTGTGCAAGGGTCGTTATATGAGATCAACCCAATAGCTAATCCATCTACTAGAAAATTTGAAGTAAAGATCAAGATGGAAAATAAAGATTCTAAATATAAGCAAGGAATGTTTGCAAGGGTAGAGTTATATACCGGGGAAAAAGAAGGAATACTGGTTCCTAAAAAAGCTGTAATTATTGAAGAGTTGTATTCATATATATTTGTGGTAAATAAGGAAAATATTGAATCAGAAAACTATATAGTGAAAGAGACGAATGAAAGATTAGTAGCCAGAAAGATAAGGGTAAACTTAGGTATCTCCGACGGGGAAAATCAAGAGGTAATAAGCTCAGATTTAAAGGAGTCAAATAAGGTAGTAGTAGTAGGACAGTATTCTCTAAATGATGGAGATTTTATAAAGGAAGAGAATTAG
- a CDS encoding efflux RND transporter permease subunit, with protein sequence MAISSVAIRRPVSVIMLMITMVGMGLLGLKNMPVDLMPNMNVPVVMIQTTWIGATPEDMDSLVTRKIEEVMPNIEGIKEMNSTSSENVSFVVLEFDYGTDTDKKVTDVQTELNNIRNDLPSDIDTPIVKKVQPGGETVIAVTVSAEDLISAKSLAENRIKPRFQQILGVGNVEVYGGYEKEVKVEVDPTKIESYGMNIDDLYDILAKSSTNIPAGTVEEGGKRYLIKVMTELKTVEEVQNIVISNENGKVLYLKDVADVKLGNKDVESYNRMNGTPSISISVEKSTDGNSVSISDGVKEAMESLSQTLPADVKLSVSYDTSVDISNSINNVKNSAIAGLILASIVLFIFLKDVRATVIIAMAIPLSIVGAFFLLNSIGVGLNIISLMGLSLGVGMLVDNGVVVLDNIYRHMTELKKPKFESARDGASEMLVPIIASTATTVAVFLPIVMTEGLAKEVFWGMSWAVTFSLLASLLVAMTFVPMIANKILKEKVVEVQDGKFLTFIKKRYVKLLSLTLKHKFKTLLVVIIMFFAIVIPGIKIVGGGFIPATDDNVYVVTGETPPGVTLDKVDSITRRVEKILEADKYTKNIETSVENDGFSINVKLDLRKDRDKSVFEITDVIREKLKDIPDVDLNVADGYAKGPSSGGRDIELDLTSDNAGQLDSFAELVFAEMKNMPEIGDFKSSLTGGSPEARIVIDREKARYYGIRPADINKVIFYQVLGSNPIDLKTDLEEIEVNVMMPDEYRKSLSKLMTSKLKLDSGDIIQVSDVAHIKVVEGPAEKEKLNRIRKVTLSANLRGGNNSKTVERLITEKIEELGVPTSVSYRFGGDNQRTAEMMEQLANSMLIAIFLIFVILASQFESLVLPFIIMGSVPLSIMGVYAGLIITGKEFNVMVMVGIIMLAGIVVNNALVLIDYIKLLIARGSERRTAVLEAGRTRLRPILMTTLTTMLGMLPLALGIGQGSEMYQSMAIAVIFGLMVSTLLTLIIIPVLYELVENGVDRLKNRFKKKS encoded by the coding sequence ATGGCTATATCATCAGTTGCAATAAGAAGGCCTGTTTCGGTTATCATGCTTATGATAACCATGGTAGGGATGGGTTTGTTAGGATTAAAAAATATGCCAGTAGACTTGATGCCAAATATGAATGTTCCTGTAGTGATGATTCAGACTACTTGGATAGGAGCTACTCCAGAGGATATGGATAGTTTGGTTACCAGAAAAATAGAAGAAGTTATGCCCAATATAGAAGGAATAAAGGAGATGAATTCAACTTCGTCAGAAAATGTATCCTTCGTTGTATTAGAATTTGATTATGGAACAGACACAGATAAGAAAGTAACCGATGTACAGACAGAATTAAATAATATTAGGAATGATCTGCCATCGGATATAGATACTCCCATAGTAAAAAAAGTCCAACCAGGGGGAGAAACGGTAATCGCCGTTACAGTGTCGGCTGAAGATTTAATCTCAGCTAAAAGTTTGGCAGAAAATAGAATTAAGCCTAGATTTCAACAGATTTTAGGTGTTGGAAATGTAGAGGTTTATGGTGGATACGAAAAAGAAGTAAAGGTAGAGGTAGATCCGACTAAGATAGAATCTTACGGAATGAATATCGATGATCTTTACGATATCCTTGCTAAATCGAGTACAAATATTCCAGCTGGAACTGTAGAAGAGGGTGGAAAAAGGTACCTTATTAAAGTAATGACAGAATTAAAAACTGTAGAAGAGGTACAAAATATAGTAATTAGTAATGAAAATGGTAAAGTTTTATATCTGAAAGATGTAGCTGATGTAAAGCTAGGAAATAAAGATGTAGAAAGTTACAATAGGATGAATGGAACTCCTTCAATCTCGATATCAGTAGAAAAATCTACAGATGGAAACTCTGTATCGATTTCAGATGGAGTAAAAGAAGCGATGGAATCTTTATCGCAGACATTACCAGCAGATGTTAAATTAAGTGTATCCTATGATACATCTGTAGATATATCTAACTCTATAAACAATGTAAAAAATAGTGCCATAGCAGGGCTGATCCTTGCTTCAATAGTATTATTTATATTTTTAAAAGATGTTAGAGCTACTGTTATCATAGCTATGGCAATACCATTATCTATTGTAGGAGCATTTTTTCTATTGAATAGTATAGGAGTAGGGCTGAATATAATATCTCTCATGGGATTATCTCTAGGAGTAGGTATGCTGGTAGATAACGGAGTAGTAGTTCTAGATAATATCTATCGACATATGACAGAATTGAAAAAACCTAAGTTTGAATCTGCCAGAGATGGAGCTTCGGAGATGTTAGTACCGATCATAGCTTCTACAGCTACGACAGTTGCGGTATTTTTACCAATAGTAATGACTGAAGGACTGGCTAAGGAAGTATTTTGGGGAATGTCATGGGCAGTTACTTTTTCACTGTTAGCTTCTTTATTAGTAGCTATGACTTTTGTACCTATGATAGCTAATAAAATCTTAAAGGAAAAGGTAGTGGAAGTTCAGGATGGAAAATTCCTTACTTTTATAAAAAAAAGATATGTAAAATTATTATCATTGACATTAAAGCATAAGTTTAAGACTTTATTGGTAGTAATAATAATGTTCTTTGCTATAGTAATACCAGGGATTAAGATAGTTGGAGGAGGATTTATACCTGCAACAGATGACAATGTATATGTAGTAACTGGGGAAACACCACCAGGAGTTACACTAGACAAAGTCGATTCTATTACTAGAAGAGTTGAAAAAATATTAGAAGCTGATAAATATACAAAAAATATAGAAACCTCAGTAGAGAACGATGGATTTTCTATCAATGTAAAGTTGGATCTAAGAAAAGATAGAGATAAATCGGTATTTGAGATAACAGATGTCATAAGGGAAAAATTAAAAGACATTCCCGATGTAGATTTAAATGTAGCTGATGGATATGCTAAGGGACCTAGTAGTGGTGGAAGGGATATAGAATTAGATCTTACATCAGATAATGCAGGTCAATTGGACAGTTTTGCTGAATTAGTCTTTGCAGAGATGAAAAATATGCCGGAAATAGGGGACTTTAAGAGTAGTTTGACTGGAGGAAGTCCTGAGGCTAGAATAGTAATAGATAGAGAAAAGGCAAGATATTACGGTATAAGACCGGCAGATATTAATAAGGTTATTTTCTATCAAGTATTAGGATCTAATCCTATAGATCTTAAAACTGATTTAGAGGAAATCGAAGTAAATGTAATGATGCCTGATGAATATAGAAAATCACTATCTAAATTGATGACAAGTAAATTAAAATTAGATTCAGGAGATATTATCCAGGTTTCTGATGTGGCTCATATAAAGGTAGTAGAAGGACCGGCGGAAAAAGAGAAATTAAATAGAATCAGAAAGGTAACCTTGAGTGCAAACTTAAGAGGTGGAAACAACAGTAAGACGGTTGAAAGACTGATTACAGAGAAGATAGAGGAATTAGGTGTACCAACTAGTGTAAGTTATAGATTTGGTGGAGATAACCAAAGAACTGCTGAGATGATGGAACAACTAGCTAACTCAATGCTCATAGCAATATTCTTAATCTTTGTAATATTGGCTTCTCAATTTGAATCATTGGTATTACCGTTTATAATCATGGGGTCTGTACCGCTATCTATAATGGGTGTATATGCAGGACTTATAATTACAGGAAAAGAATTTAATGTAATGGTAATGGTAGGAATTATCATGTTAGCTGGTATAGTAGTTAATAATGCCTTAGTATTGATTGACTATATAAAGTTATTGATTGCAAGAGGTAGTGAAAGAAGAACAGCGGTCTTAGAAGCTGGTAGAACAAGATTGAGACCAATTCTTATGACGACTTTAACAACTATGTTAGGTATGCTGCCGTTAGCCTTAGGAATAGGTCAAGGGTCTGAGATGTATCAAAGTATGGCTATAGCTGTAATCTTTGGATTGATGGTTTCAACATTGTTAACACTGATAATAATACCAGTACTCTATGAATTAGTAGAGAATGGGGTAGATAGATTAAAAAATAGATTCAAAAAGAAAAGTTAA
- a CDS encoding PG0541 family transporter-associated protein, which produces MELKGEYKELRVLFDGSLEEVILEELKNSDVIKYAIIPKLKVSWQKGIKHLNTHVWPGEDEVLLVIAERERCYELVEKFSNLKERLDYNITFDISVRALEYINV; this is translated from the coding sequence ATGGAATTAAAGGGAGAATATAAAGAGCTCAGAGTATTGTTTGATGGATCTTTAGAAGAAGTGATATTGGAAGAATTGAAAAATAGTGATGTTATAAAATATGCTATTATTCCAAAGCTGAAGGTGTCATGGCAGAAAGGTATAAAACATCTCAATACCCATGTTTGGCCTGGAGAGGATGAAGTTTTATTGGTTATAGCAGAAAGAGAGAGATGTTATGAACTGGTGGAAAAATTTTCGAACTTAAAAGAACGTTTAGATTATAATATAACTTTTGACATCTCAGTAAGGGCACTAGAATATATTAATGTTTAG